The following proteins come from a genomic window of Microbacterium sp. JZ31:
- a CDS encoding FGGY-family carbohydrate kinase, producing MAHADATESAAIEQGRTALGIELGSTRIKACLIGVDGPLAGKVLATGSHAWENELADGLWTYSLDAVRAGLQAAYAELAAGVEARHGARPPTFGAVGVSAMMHGYLALDESGGLLVPFRTWRNVNTEEAAAELSEALGVNIPLRWSVAHLQQAVRDREPHVQRLAHITTLAGYVHEQLTGERVLGVGDASGMFPIDPATGGYDETLLRTADERMAAAGGSHLHLAELLPVVLPAGADAGSLTAEGAALLDPSGALRAGAPFCPPEGDAGTGMVATNAVTPRTGNVSAGTSIFAMVVLERALSRAHADIDVVTTPAGDPVAMVHCNNGASELGAWADLFGEFAGALGATASSDEVFAALLAGALEQGADDGLLAYNHLSGEPIAELREGRPLFVRTPGSRLTLGGFMRAQLRAVFATLALGMRTLAEEDVAIDAMFAHGGLFRTAGVAQRLLAAALGAPVVVGDTAGEGGAWGMALLAAYRHAVAAGDARGLAAWLAAEVFAGAETTTAEPTAAEVDDHVRYLERWSAGLVAERAAIDAIR from the coding sequence ATGGCGCATGCGGACGCGACCGAGTCGGCGGCGATCGAGCAGGGGCGCACGGCGCTCGGCATCGAGCTCGGTTCGACGCGCATCAAGGCGTGCCTGATCGGCGTCGACGGACCGCTCGCCGGGAAGGTGCTCGCCACCGGTTCGCACGCGTGGGAGAACGAACTCGCGGACGGTCTGTGGACCTACTCGCTCGACGCCGTGCGCGCCGGGCTGCAGGCCGCCTACGCCGAGCTCGCCGCCGGGGTCGAGGCCCGCCACGGCGCGCGCCCGCCGACCTTCGGCGCGGTCGGCGTCTCGGCCATGATGCACGGCTACCTCGCGCTGGACGAGTCGGGCGGGCTGCTCGTTCCCTTCCGCACGTGGCGCAACGTCAACACGGAGGAAGCAGCGGCCGAGCTGTCCGAGGCGCTGGGCGTCAACATCCCGCTGCGCTGGTCGGTCGCGCACCTGCAGCAGGCGGTCCGCGATCGCGAGCCGCACGTGCAGCGCCTGGCTCACATCACCACGCTCGCCGGCTACGTGCACGAGCAGCTGACGGGCGAGCGGGTGCTCGGCGTCGGCGACGCCTCCGGCATGTTCCCGATCGATCCGGCGACCGGCGGTTACGACGAGACCCTGCTCCGGACAGCGGACGAGCGGATGGCCGCCGCCGGCGGCTCCCATCTGCACCTCGCGGAGCTCCTGCCCGTCGTGCTGCCCGCCGGCGCGGACGCCGGCTCGCTGACGGCCGAGGGCGCGGCACTGCTCGACCCCAGCGGCGCGCTGCGCGCAGGGGCGCCGTTCTGCCCGCCGGAGGGCGACGCGGGCACGGGCATGGTCGCCACCAACGCGGTCACGCCGCGCACGGGCAACGTCAGCGCCGGCACCAGCATCTTCGCGATGGTCGTGCTCGAGCGCGCGCTGAGCCGCGCGCACGCCGACATCGACGTGGTCACCACTCCCGCCGGCGACCCGGTCGCGATGGTGCACTGCAACAACGGCGCGAGCGAGCTCGGCGCGTGGGCCGACCTGTTCGGCGAGTTCGCGGGTGCGCTCGGCGCGACCGCGTCGAGCGACGAGGTGTTTGCGGCGCTGCTCGCCGGCGCGCTCGAGCAGGGCGCCGACGACGGCCTCCTCGCCTACAACCACCTGTCCGGCGAGCCGATCGCCGAGCTCCGGGAGGGACGGCCGCTGTTCGTCCGCACGCCAGGGTCGCGCCTGACGCTCGGCGGCTTCATGCGCGCGCAGCTGCGGGCCGTGTTCGCCACGCTCGCGCTCGGGATGCGCACGCTCGCGGAGGAGGACGTCGCGATCGACGCGATGTTCGCGCACGGCGGCCTGTTCCGGACGGCGGGCGTCGCGCAGCGTCTGCTCGCGGCCGCGCTCGGCGCACCCGTCGTGGTGGGTGACACGGCGGGCGAGGGCGGCGCATGGGGCATGGCGCTGCTCGCGGCCTATCGTCACGCGGTCGCCGCGGGAGACGCGCGCGGCCTCGCGGCCTGGCTCGCGGCCGAGGTCTTCGCCGGCGCCGAGACCACGACCGCCGAGCCCACCGCGGCCGAGGTCGACGACCACGTCCGGTACCTCGAGCGCTGGAGCGCGGGCCTCGTCGCCGAGCGCGCCGCGATCGACGCCATCCGCTGA
- a CDS encoding STAS domain-containing protein, producing the protein MEFEETTADSYTVLSPQGKLNLVAAPPLKARIDELVRQGRSRIVVDLAEVGFVDSSGLGALIGGLKAARQAGGDVRIAGPGEQVKAVLKLTNLDRILSPFGTVEEASRGW; encoded by the coding sequence ATGGAGTTCGAGGAGACGACCGCGGACAGCTACACGGTGCTGTCACCCCAGGGGAAGCTCAACCTCGTCGCCGCCCCGCCGCTCAAGGCGCGCATCGACGAGCTGGTGCGCCAGGGGCGTTCACGGATCGTCGTGGACCTCGCCGAGGTCGGCTTCGTCGACTCGTCGGGTCTCGGCGCGCTGATCGGCGGGCTCAAGGCCGCGCGCCAGGCCGGGGGCGACGTGCGGATCGCCGGCCCGGGCGAACAGGTGAAGGCGGTCCTGAAGCTGACGAACCTCGACCGCATCCTGTCCCCGTTCGGCACGGTCGAGGAGGCCTCGCGTGGGTGGTGA
- a CDS encoding KTSC domain-containing protein, translated as MKRVTLESSVIAEVGYDAKIAVLEIVFTTGELYRYFAVPPSVHRALVGARSAGEFFSRRIRDVYPFEHVGPA; from the coding sequence GTGAAGCGGGTGACTCTCGAGTCGAGCGTGATCGCGGAGGTCGGCTACGACGCGAAGATCGCCGTCCTGGAGATCGTGTTCACGACCGGCGAGCTCTACCGCTACTTCGCCGTGCCGCCGTCGGTGCATCGCGCGCTCGTCGGGGCGCGCAGCGCGGGCGAGTTCTTCAGCCGGCGGATCCGCGACGTGTACCCGTTCGAGCACGTCGGGCCGGCCTGA
- a CDS encoding YdeI/OmpD-associated family protein, which produces MADPEELVVADVTAWRAWLDAHESDSDGVWLVLAKKGTTVPTSLTYAEALEEALCSGWIDGRRQGVDAVVFRQHFTPRRKTSLWSERNIGLVERLIEEGRMRPRGQQEIDRAKADGRWQRAYGPAAFAELPEDLAAALAASRAASELFAQLNAQNRYAVLHRVHTAPSPTSRANRIAKLMGMLAQGETPYPQ; this is translated from the coding sequence ATGGCGGATCCCGAGGAGCTGGTCGTCGCCGATGTCACCGCGTGGCGCGCGTGGCTCGACGCACACGAGAGCGACTCGGACGGCGTCTGGCTCGTGCTGGCGAAGAAGGGCACGACCGTGCCGACATCGCTGACGTACGCCGAGGCGCTCGAGGAGGCGCTGTGCAGCGGCTGGATCGACGGACGCCGGCAGGGTGTCGACGCCGTCGTGTTCCGGCAGCACTTCACGCCCCGGCGGAAGACGTCGCTGTGGTCGGAGCGCAACATCGGCCTCGTGGAGCGGCTGATCGAGGAGGGCCGGATGCGCCCGCGCGGTCAGCAGGAGATCGACCGCGCGAAGGCCGACGGACGCTGGCAGCGCGCGTACGGGCCGGCCGCGTTCGCGGAGCTGCCCGAGGATCTCGCGGCGGCGCTCGCCGCGTCTCGCGCGGCGTCCGAGCTGTTCGCGCAGCTCAACGCGCAGAACCGGTACGCCGTGCTGCACCGGGTGCACACCGCCCCCAGCCCCACCAGCCGGGCGAACCGCATCGCCAAGCTGATGGGGATGCTCGCCCAGGGGGAGACGCCCTACCCGCAGTGA
- a CDS encoding flagellar assembly protein FliW, with the protein MSAALAFVAPPPGLAPHTDFELSPVDGAEGLFALAAREDAGLRLFLVDPRTVLADYAPELTDEQAAQLALAEPDDALLLVVANPGTDGVHVNLLAPVVINTATGAAAQVILDGQDYPVRAPLG; encoded by the coding sequence GTGAGCGCGGCCCTCGCCTTCGTCGCCCCGCCGCCCGGTCTCGCCCCGCACACCGACTTCGAGTTGTCGCCCGTCGACGGCGCCGAGGGGCTGTTCGCCCTCGCCGCACGCGAGGACGCCGGCCTGCGGCTGTTCCTCGTCGACCCGCGCACGGTGCTCGCGGACTATGCGCCCGAGCTCACGGACGAGCAGGCCGCGCAGCTTGCGCTCGCCGAGCCGGATGACGCCCTGCTGCTGGTCGTCGCCAATCCCGGCACAGACGGCGTCCACGTCAACCTGCTCGCACCCGTCGTCATCAACACCGCCACGGGCGCGGCCGCGCAGGTGATCCTCGATGGCCAGGACTACCCGGTCCGCGCGCCGCTCGGCTGA
- a CDS encoding acyl-CoA thioesterase — protein MSSRESDIDINFHTRKWVKPEDLNANGTLFGGSLLRWIDEEAAIYAIIQLGNYRVVTKFISEINFEASAQQGDLIEMGLKATHFGRTSLTMRAAVRNMITRRTILTIDKLVFVNLDEDGRPTPHGYSTITYHRDRMPTEHPQTGTIRID, from the coding sequence GTGAGCAGCCGTGAGAGCGACATCGACATCAACTTCCACACCCGCAAGTGGGTCAAGCCGGAGGACCTCAACGCGAACGGCACGCTGTTCGGCGGCAGCCTGCTGCGCTGGATCGACGAGGAGGCGGCCATCTACGCGATCATCCAGCTCGGCAACTACCGCGTCGTCACCAAGTTCATCTCCGAGATCAACTTCGAGGCGTCCGCCCAGCAGGGAGACCTGATCGAGATGGGCCTCAAGGCGACGCACTTCGGTCGCACGTCGCTCACCATGCGCGCCGCGGTGCGCAACATGATCACGCGTCGCACGATCCTGACGATCGACAAGCTCGTGTTCGTCAACCTCGACGAGGACGGCCGCCCGACCCCGCACGGCTACTCGACGATCACCTACCACCGCGACCGGATGCCCACCGAGCACCCGCAGACCGGGACGATCCGGATCGACTGA
- a CDS encoding ATP-binding protein has protein sequence MGGEGKTYSLAGFAVPGELDHVHQLLERVGADHDGLDPMDLMLFETAVIEIANNVVEHGRPAGEVRWQFEVRVTDDAIVAELVDSGHEFEPHLQGEMPSEDAEGGRGLLLAQAALDELEWSRTPAGNRWRMVRNLGHLTEA, from the coding sequence GTGGGTGGTGAGGGCAAGACCTATTCGCTCGCCGGCTTCGCGGTGCCGGGCGAGCTCGACCACGTGCACCAGCTGCTGGAGCGCGTGGGGGCCGACCACGATGGTCTCGATCCCATGGACCTCATGCTCTTCGAGACGGCCGTGATCGAGATCGCCAACAACGTGGTCGAGCACGGCAGGCCGGCCGGCGAGGTGCGCTGGCAGTTCGAGGTGCGCGTGACGGACGACGCGATCGTCGCCGAGCTCGTCGACTCGGGGCACGAGTTCGAGCCGCACCTGCAGGGCGAGATGCCCAGCGAGGACGCCGAGGGCGGGCGCGGCCTTCTGCTCGCCCAGGCGGCGCTCGACGAGCTCGAGTGGTCGCGCACGCCCGCGGGGAACCGCTGGCGCATGGTGCGCAACCTGGGGCACCTCACGGAGGCTTGA
- a CDS encoding metallophosphoesterase family protein produces the protein MTTRLLLISDTHVPLRARRLSDAVWRAVDAADVVVHAGDWVDEATLDALEARATRLIGVYGNNDGAALRARLPEVATAAIEDLRVAVVHETGAATGRERRMDAAFAGEGRPDVLVFGHSHIPWDTVSPSGMRLLNPGSPTDRRRQPVCTMMTATVEGAALRDVALVDVPR, from the coding sequence ATGACGACGCGTCTGCTGCTCATCTCCGACACGCACGTGCCGCTGCGGGCGCGGCGCCTGTCCGACGCCGTCTGGCGCGCGGTGGACGCCGCCGACGTCGTGGTGCATGCGGGCGACTGGGTGGACGAGGCCACACTCGACGCGCTCGAGGCGCGGGCGACCCGGCTCATCGGGGTCTACGGCAACAACGACGGAGCCGCGCTGCGTGCGCGGCTGCCGGAGGTCGCGACCGCAGCGATCGAGGACCTGCGCGTCGCGGTGGTGCACGAGACGGGCGCCGCGACGGGGCGGGAGCGCCGCATGGATGCCGCGTTCGCGGGGGAGGGCCGACCGGATGTGCTGGTGTTCGGGCACAGCCACATCCCGTGGGACACCGTGTCGCCGAGCGGCATGCGGCTGCTCAATCCCGGCTCGCCCACGGATCGGCGCCGTCAGCCGGTCTGCACGATGATGACCGCGACGGTCGAGGGCGCCGCGCTGCGCGACGTCGCGCTCGTCGACGTGCCCCGCTGA
- a CDS encoding LacI family DNA-binding transcriptional regulator → MPGSRPPSMADVAARAGVSHQTVSRVLNGHAYVRPDTRERVLAAIEDLGYRPNRAARALVTSRTRTIGILVTNATFFGPASTVFAIEAAARAEGYFVSIGSLLALDPSTVRAALDQLIDQGVDGIVTVVPQAQAMRLVDDVAPPVPIVAVAARADIPGDSPIRYVHVDQALGGALATQHLIDLGHRRIVHVAGPEGWYDADQRAHAYVVAMRAQGAEPRIVPAHGWSAREGHEVGNRVAADIVRGDGPTAVIAANDTLAMGLLRAFWEAGVRVPDDVSLVGFDDIDGSEFLVPALTTVRQPFAAVGEAATHALLAAGEDASPIAAVIPPELVVRDSTAPRA, encoded by the coding sequence ATGCCCGGTTCCCGCCCGCCCTCCATGGCGGACGTCGCCGCGCGCGCCGGCGTGTCGCACCAGACGGTCTCCCGCGTGCTCAACGGGCACGCGTACGTGCGCCCGGACACGCGTGAGCGGGTGCTCGCCGCGATCGAGGATCTGGGCTATCGACCGAACCGCGCGGCGCGCGCGCTCGTGACCTCGCGCACACGCACGATCGGGATCCTCGTCACGAACGCGACGTTCTTCGGTCCCGCCAGCACGGTGTTCGCCATCGAGGCCGCGGCGCGCGCCGAGGGGTACTTCGTCTCCATCGGCTCGCTGCTCGCGCTGGATCCGTCGACCGTGCGAGCGGCGCTGGATCAGCTCATCGATCAGGGCGTCGACGGCATCGTGACCGTGGTGCCGCAGGCGCAGGCCATGCGCCTCGTCGACGACGTCGCCCCGCCCGTGCCGATCGTCGCCGTCGCGGCGCGCGCGGACATCCCGGGCGACTCGCCCATCCGCTACGTGCACGTCGATCAGGCCCTGGGCGGCGCCCTCGCGACACAGCACCTGATCGACCTCGGTCATCGCCGCATCGTCCACGTCGCGGGCCCGGAGGGCTGGTACGACGCGGATCAGCGCGCCCACGCCTATGTCGTTGCCATGCGCGCGCAGGGCGCCGAGCCGCGCATCGTGCCGGCTCACGGCTGGTCGGCGCGGGAGGGCCACGAGGTGGGGAACCGTGTCGCGGCGGACATCGTCCGCGGCGACGGCCCGACCGCTGTCATCGCGGCGAACGACACGCTCGCGATGGGCCTGCTGCGTGCGTTCTGGGAGGCGGGCGTGCGCGTGCCCGATGACGTCTCGCTCGTGGGCTTCGACGACATCGACGGCAGCGAGTTCCTGGTGCCGGCGCTCACGACCGTGCGCCAGCCCTTCGCCGCCGTGGGTGAGGCGGCAACGCATGCGCTGCTGGCAGCGGGGGAGGATGCCTCGCCGATCGCGGCGGTCATTCCGCCCGAGCTCGTCGTCCGCGACAGCACGGCCCCTCGTGCATGA
- a CDS encoding fatty acid desaturase family protein, translated as MRPAQLGPIRQTYSGTAEFPPLAKAYTQVSQVVKETGLLRRTGWFYALVGTVLALALGGIVTGFILLGDSWSQLLMAGALGIVMTQVAFLAHEAAHRQILSSGPANARLARILASGVVGISYAWWDSKHTRHHGNPNRVGKDPDIEVDTISFLDADAAQARGLRRLITRKQGWLFFPLLTLEGLNLHWQGIRHLLQRGPVKGRWLELGLVTLRLAVVIVPVFLLLPLGMAFAFMGVQLAVFGVYMGASFAPNHKGMPVIAPDAKLDFFSKQVRTSRNISGGWWATWLMGGLNYQVEHHLFPNMPRPHLAQAREIVRDFCRSHGVPYTETTLWRSYGIVIEYLNRVGLAARDPFDCPAATQLRRA; from the coding sequence ATCCGTCCCGCACAGCTCGGCCCCATCCGCCAGACCTATTCCGGCACGGCGGAGTTCCCGCCCCTCGCGAAGGCGTACACGCAGGTGTCGCAGGTCGTGAAGGAGACCGGCCTGCTGCGCCGCACGGGCTGGTTCTACGCCCTCGTCGGCACCGTCCTGGCCCTCGCGCTGGGCGGCATCGTGACCGGCTTCATCCTGCTCGGCGACAGCTGGTCCCAGCTGCTCATGGCGGGCGCACTCGGCATCGTGATGACCCAGGTCGCCTTCCTCGCCCACGAGGCGGCGCACCGGCAGATCCTCTCCAGCGGTCCGGCGAACGCGCGCCTCGCGCGGATCCTCGCCTCGGGCGTCGTCGGCATCAGCTACGCCTGGTGGGACAGCAAGCACACGCGTCATCACGGCAATCCGAACCGCGTGGGCAAGGACCCGGACATCGAGGTCGACACGATCTCCTTCCTCGACGCCGACGCCGCGCAGGCGCGCGGGCTGCGCCGACTGATCACGCGCAAGCAGGGCTGGCTGTTCTTCCCGCTGCTCACGCTCGAGGGCCTCAACCTGCACTGGCAGGGCATCCGGCACCTGCTGCAGCGCGGACCGGTCAAGGGCCGGTGGCTGGAGCTCGGACTCGTCACGCTGCGCCTCGCCGTCGTGATCGTGCCCGTGTTCCTGCTGCTGCCGCTCGGCATGGCGTTCGCGTTCATGGGCGTGCAGCTCGCGGTGTTCGGCGTGTACATGGGCGCGTCGTTCGCGCCGAACCACAAGGGCATGCCCGTGATCGCGCCCGACGCCAAGCTCGACTTCTTCTCCAAGCAGGTGCGCACGTCCCGCAACATCTCGGGCGGCTGGTGGGCGACGTGGCTGATGGGAGGCCTGAACTACCAGGTCGAGCACCACCTGTTCCCGAACATGCCGCGCCCGCACCTCGCCCAGGCCCGCGAGATCGTGCGCGACTTCTGCCGCAGCCACGGCGTGCCGTACACCGAGACCACGCTGTGGCGCTCCTACGGCATCGTGATCGAATACCTCAACCGCGTCGGCCTCGCGGCGCGCGATCCGTTCGACTGCCCGGCCGCCACGCAGCTGCGCCGCGCCTGA
- the araA gene encoding L-arabinose isomerase — translation MTKPYADREIWFFTGSQDLYGEETLRQVAEQSQEVARALDASSDVPARIVWKPVLKDAASIRRAMLDANADDSVLGVITWMHTFSPAKMWIGGLDALRKPLLHLHTQANVELPWDSIDFDFMNLNQAAHGDREYAYIAARLGVARTTVVGHVSNPAVQRRVGTWIRGAAGWAATHELKLVRFGDNMRNVAVTEGDKTEAELRFGVSVNTWGVNELVAAIEQVDEADIDALVAEYEELYDVVPELRKGGERHESLRYAASQELALEAFLTEVGAKAFTTNFEDLGALRQLPGIAVQRLMGKGYGFGAEGDWKTAVLVRAAKVMGEGLPGGASLMEDYTYDLTPGSELILGAHMLEVCPSLTTSKPRVEIHPLGIGGKEDPVRMVFDADATEGAVVVSLADMHDRFRLTANVVDVVAPPAPLPHLPVARAVWQPRPSFEVSAEAWLTAGGAHHTVLSTAAGVEAFEVFADIARCELLVIDEATTRRGFADQVRWNAAYHRLAQGL, via the coding sequence ATGACGAAGCCCTACGCAGATCGCGAGATCTGGTTCTTCACCGGCAGCCAGGACCTCTACGGCGAGGAGACCCTCCGCCAGGTCGCCGAGCAGTCGCAGGAGGTCGCCCGCGCGCTGGACGCGTCGTCCGACGTGCCCGCGCGCATCGTGTGGAAGCCGGTCCTGAAGGATGCCGCGTCGATCCGCCGCGCGATGCTCGACGCCAACGCGGACGACAGCGTGCTCGGCGTGATCACGTGGATGCACACCTTCAGCCCGGCCAAGATGTGGATCGGCGGGCTCGACGCCCTCCGCAAGCCGCTGCTGCACCTGCACACGCAGGCGAACGTCGAGCTGCCGTGGGACAGCATCGACTTCGACTTCATGAACCTGAATCAGGCCGCTCACGGCGACCGCGAGTACGCCTACATCGCCGCTCGGCTGGGCGTCGCCCGCACGACGGTCGTCGGCCACGTGTCGAACCCCGCCGTGCAGCGTCGCGTCGGCACCTGGATCCGCGGCGCCGCCGGCTGGGCCGCGACCCACGAGCTGAAGCTCGTGCGCTTCGGCGACAACATGCGCAACGTCGCCGTCACGGAGGGCGACAAGACCGAGGCCGAGCTGCGCTTCGGCGTCTCGGTCAACACGTGGGGCGTGAATGAGCTCGTCGCGGCGATCGAGCAGGTCGACGAGGCCGACATCGACGCGCTCGTCGCCGAGTACGAGGAGCTGTACGACGTCGTCCCCGAGCTGCGCAAGGGCGGCGAGCGGCACGAGTCCCTGCGGTACGCCGCGAGCCAGGAGCTCGCGCTCGAGGCGTTCCTCACCGAGGTCGGCGCCAAGGCGTTCACGACCAACTTCGAGGACCTCGGGGCTCTTCGCCAGCTGCCCGGCATCGCCGTGCAGCGCCTGATGGGCAAGGGCTACGGCTTCGGCGCCGAGGGCGACTGGAAGACGGCCGTGCTCGTGCGCGCCGCGAAGGTCATGGGCGAGGGCCTGCCCGGCGGCGCGTCGCTCATGGAGGACTACACGTACGACCTCACGCCCGGCTCCGAGCTGATCCTCGGCGCCCACATGCTCGAGGTCTGCCCGTCGCTCACGACGTCGAAGCCGCGCGTGGAGATCCACCCGCTCGGGATCGGCGGCAAGGAGGACCCGGTGCGCATGGTGTTCGACGCCGACGCGACCGAGGGCGCCGTCGTGGTGTCGCTCGCCGACATGCACGACCGCTTCCGCCTCACCGCGAACGTCGTCGACGTCGTGGCCCCGCCCGCGCCGCTGCCGCACCTGCCGGTCGCGCGCGCGGTGTGGCAGCCCCGTCCGTCGTTCGAGGTGTCGGCCGAGGCCTGGCTGACCGCCGGAGGCGCCCACCACACCGTGCTGTCGACGGCCGCAGGGGTCGAGGCGTTCGAGGTGTTCGCCGACATCGCGCGCTGCGAGCTGCTCGTGATCGACGAGGCCACCACGCGCCGCGGCTTCGCCGACCAGGTTCGCTGGAACGCCGCCTACCACCGCCTGGCTCAGGGCCTCTGA
- a CDS encoding L-ribulose-5-phosphate 4-epimerase, translated as MREAVEAARERVAALHAELPRWELVVWTAGNVSERVPGADGHPDLFVIKPSGVSYDELDAAAIVVCDLDGNLVEGTRNPSSDTAAHAYVYRHMAHVGGVVHTHSTYATAWAARGEEIPCVLTMMADEFGGPIPVGPFAIIGDDSIGRGIVETLRDHRSAAVLMRNHGPFTIGRDAKSAVKAAVLLEEVARTVHISRQLGEPLPIPQQAIDSLYDRYQNVYGQR; from the coding sequence ATGCGGGAAGCCGTCGAAGCCGCCCGCGAGCGGGTCGCCGCGCTGCATGCGGAGCTGCCGCGCTGGGAGCTCGTCGTCTGGACCGCCGGCAACGTGTCCGAGCGCGTCCCGGGCGCGGACGGGCACCCCGACCTGTTCGTGATCAAGCCGTCGGGCGTCTCGTACGACGAGCTGGATGCCGCCGCGATCGTCGTGTGCGATCTGGACGGCAACCTCGTCGAGGGCACCCGCAATCCGTCGTCCGATACGGCAGCGCACGCGTACGTGTACCGCCACATGGCGCACGTCGGGGGAGTGGTGCACACCCACTCGACGTACGCGACCGCCTGGGCGGCGCGCGGCGAGGAGATCCCGTGCGTGCTGACGATGATGGCCGACGAGTTCGGCGGGCCGATCCCCGTGGGGCCGTTCGCGATCATCGGCGACGACTCGATCGGACGCGGCATCGTCGAGACGCTGCGCGATCACCGCAGCGCCGCGGTGCTGATGCGGAACCACGGCCCGTTCACGATCGGCCGCGACGCGAAGTCGGCCGTCAAGGCGGCCGTGCTGCTCGAGGAGGTCGCCCGCACCGTGCACATCTCGCGCCAACTCGGCGAGCCGCTGCCCATCCCGCAGCAGGCGATCGACTCCCTCTACGACCGCTACCAGAACGTCTACGGCCAGCGCTGA
- a CDS encoding acetyl-CoA C-acetyltransferase, producing the protein MNDADVVIVAAARTPQGRLRGQLASFSAPQLGALAIRGALERGGVAPEHVDAVIMGQVLPAGSGQNPARQAAIGAGIGWDVPAQGVNKVCLSGLTAVIEASRMIRLGDATTVVAGGMESMTQAPHLLPASRAGYGYGSIEVLDHMAHDGLVDAYDRVSMGESTERHNGRFGLDRRTQDEVAALSHQRAAAAQASGVFDDEIVPVEVPQRKGDPLTVAQDEGVRPDTTVETLAGLRPAFTKDGTITAGNASQISDGASATVLTTRAHASERGWTVLATVGASGQTAGPDNSLQAQPAQAIRRACEKAGIAPGDLDLVEINEAFGAVVAQSQAELGLSSDVVNLHGGGIALGHPIGASGARLVVHMAHELARRGSGTGVVALCGGGGQGDALILTR; encoded by the coding sequence ATGAATGATGCGGATGTCGTCATCGTCGCCGCCGCACGCACGCCCCAGGGGCGGCTGCGCGGTCAGCTCGCGTCGTTCTCGGCACCCCAGCTCGGGGCGCTCGCGATCCGCGGAGCGCTCGAGCGCGGCGGCGTGGCTCCCGAGCACGTGGACGCCGTGATCATGGGCCAGGTGCTTCCCGCGGGGTCGGGGCAGAACCCCGCACGTCAGGCCGCGATCGGCGCCGGGATCGGCTGGGACGTGCCGGCGCAGGGCGTGAACAAGGTCTGTCTGTCGGGTCTCACGGCCGTGATCGAGGCGAGCCGGATGATCCGTCTCGGCGACGCGACGACCGTCGTGGCGGGAGGCATGGAGTCGATGACCCAGGCGCCGCACCTGCTGCCGGCTTCGCGGGCGGGATACGGGTACGGCTCGATCGAGGTGCTCGACCACATGGCCCATGACGGCCTCGTCGACGCGTACGACCGCGTCAGCATGGGCGAGTCCACTGAACGCCACAACGGCCGGTTCGGGCTCGACCGCCGGACGCAGGACGAGGTCGCCGCGCTGTCGCACCAGCGCGCGGCGGCCGCGCAGGCGTCCGGGGTGTTCGACGACGAGATCGTGCCCGTCGAGGTGCCGCAGCGCAAGGGCGACCCCCTGACGGTGGCGCAGGATGAGGGAGTGCGGCCGGACACGACGGTCGAGACGCTCGCGGGGCTGCGGCCCGCATTCACGAAGGACGGCACGATCACCGCCGGGAACGCGTCGCAGATCTCCGACGGCGCGTCCGCCACGGTCCTGACCACGCGCGCGCACGCGTCGGAGCGCGGCTGGACCGTGCTCGCCACCGTCGGCGCGTCGGGTCAGACCGCGGGCCCGGACAACTCCCTGCAGGCGCAGCCCGCGCAGGCGATCCGCCGCGCGTGCGAGAAGGCGGGGATCGCCCCGGGCGACCTGGATCTGGTCGAGATCAACGAGGCGTTCGGCGCGGTGGTCGCGCAGTCGCAGGCCGAGCTGGGCCTGTCGAGCGACGTCGTGAACCTCCACGGCGGCGGCATCGCCCTCGGCCACCCGATCGGTGCCTCCGGCGCGCGGCTCGTCGTGCACATGGCGCACGAGCTCGCGCGTCGCGGCTCCGGCACGGGCGTGGTCGCGCTGTGCGGCGGCGGGGGACAGGGCGACGCGCTCATCCTGACTCGCTGA